In Streptomyces capitiformicae, one genomic interval encodes:
- the ispG gene encoding flavodoxin-dependent (E)-4-hydroxy-3-methylbut-2-enyl-diphosphate synthase, whose product MTAISLGMPSVPTKLAERRKSRQIQVGSVAVGGDAPVSVQSMTTTRTSDIGATLQQIAELTASGCQIVRVACPTQDDADALPVIARKSQIPVIADIHFQPKYVFAAIEAGCAAVRVNPGNIKQFDDKVKEIAKAASDHGTPIRIGVNAGSLDRRLLQKYGKATPEALVESALWEASLFEEHGFRDIKISVKHNDPVVMVNAYRQLAAQCDYPLHLGVTEAGPAFQGTIKSAVAFGALLSEGIGDTIRVSLSAPPVEEIKVGTQILESLNLRQRGLEIVSCPSCGRAQVDVYKLAEEVTAGLTGMEVPLRVAVMGCVVNGPGEAREADLGVASGNGKGQIFVKGEVIKTVPESKIVETLIEEAMKIAEQMEAEGIESGEPTVAVAG is encoded by the coding sequence ATGACTGCGATTTCTCTCGGCATGCCGTCCGTTCCGACCAAGCTCGCCGAGCGCCGGAAGAGCCGGCAGATCCAGGTCGGGTCCGTGGCGGTCGGCGGAGACGCCCCGGTGTCGGTCCAGTCCATGACGACCACGCGTACGTCGGACATCGGCGCCACGCTCCAGCAGATCGCCGAACTGACGGCCTCCGGCTGCCAGATCGTCCGCGTCGCCTGCCCCACGCAGGACGACGCCGACGCGCTCCCGGTGATCGCCCGCAAGTCGCAGATCCCCGTCATCGCCGACATCCACTTCCAGCCGAAGTACGTCTTCGCCGCCATCGAGGCGGGCTGCGCGGCCGTCCGCGTCAACCCCGGCAACATCAAGCAGTTCGACGACAAGGTCAAGGAGATCGCCAAGGCGGCGAGCGACCACGGCACCCCGATCCGCATCGGCGTCAACGCCGGCTCCCTCGACCGCCGCCTCCTCCAGAAGTACGGCAAGGCCACCCCCGAGGCCCTGGTCGAGTCGGCCCTGTGGGAGGCGTCCCTCTTCGAGGAGCACGGCTTCCGGGACATCAAGATCTCGGTCAAGCACAACGACCCGGTCGTCATGGTCAACGCCTACCGCCAGCTCGCCGCCCAGTGCGACTACCCCCTCCACCTCGGCGTCACCGAGGCGGGCCCGGCGTTCCAGGGCACCATCAAGTCGGCCGTGGCCTTCGGCGCCCTCCTCTCCGAGGGCATCGGCGACACGATCCGCGTCTCCCTCTCCGCGCCGCCGGTGGAGGAGATCAAGGTCGGCACCCAGATCCTCGAATCCCTCAACCTCCGCCAGCGCGGCCTCGAAATCGTCTCCTGCCCCTCCTGCGGCCGCGCCCAGGTCGACGTCTACAAGCTCGCCGAGGAAGTCACCGCCGGCCTCACCGGCATGGAGGTCCCCCTCCGCGTAGCCGTCATGGGCTGCGTCGTCAACGGCCCCGGCGAGGCCCGCGAAGCCGACCTCGGCGTGGCCTCCGGCAACGGCAAGGGACAGATCTTCGTCAAGGGCGAGGTCATCAAGACGGTCCCCGAGTCCAAGATCGTCGAGACCTTGATCGAGGAGGCGATGAAGATCGCCGAACAGATGGAGGCCGAGGGTATCGAGTCGGGCGAACCGACGGTGGCGGTGGCAGGCTGA
- a CDS encoding GNAT family N-acetyltransferase — MLTQTTTRVLEPSDLDAALAVLDREPVANAFVTSRVQVAGLDPWRLGGEMWGWYEHGALTSLCYAGANLVPICANPRAVRAFADRARRAGRRCSSIVGPAESTAQLWRLLEPSWGPAREVRTHQPLMVTDRLPDPADVTPDPYVRRIRKDEMETIMPACVAMFTEEVGVSPLAGDGGLLYQARVAELVGSGRSFARLDADGRVLFKAEIGAATPHACQIQGVWVAPEHRGRGLAAPGMAAVLRYALADVAPVASLYVNDFNTAARRTYRRVGFQEVGAFMSVLF; from the coding sequence GTGTTGACCCAGACGACCACCAGGGTCCTCGAACCGAGTGACCTGGACGCCGCGCTCGCCGTCCTCGACCGCGAGCCGGTCGCGAACGCCTTCGTGACGTCCCGCGTCCAGGTCGCCGGCCTGGACCCCTGGCGGCTCGGCGGCGAAATGTGGGGCTGGTACGAGCACGGCGCCCTCACCTCCCTCTGCTACGCCGGCGCCAACCTCGTCCCCATCTGCGCCAACCCCCGCGCCGTCCGCGCCTTTGCCGACCGCGCCCGCCGGGCAGGCCGCCGCTGCTCCTCCATCGTCGGCCCCGCCGAATCCACGGCCCAGCTCTGGCGGTTGCTCGAACCCAGCTGGGGCCCGGCCCGCGAGGTCCGTACCCACCAGCCGCTGATGGTCACCGACCGGCTCCCCGACCCCGCCGACGTCACCCCGGACCCCTACGTCCGTCGCATCCGCAAGGACGAGATGGAGACGATCATGCCGGCGTGCGTGGCCATGTTCACCGAGGAGGTCGGCGTATCCCCCCTGGCCGGCGACGGTGGCCTCCTCTACCAGGCCCGAGTGGCCGAACTGGTCGGCTCCGGCCGCTCCTTCGCCCGCCTCGACGCCGACGGCCGAGTCCTCTTCAAGGCCGAGATCGGCGCGGCCACCCCCCACGCCTGCCAGATCCAGGGCGTATGGGTCGCCCCCGAGCACCGAGGCCGGGGCCTGGCGGCCCCCGGCATGGCAGCGGTACTGCGCTACGCGCTGGCCGACGTGGCCCCGGTGGCGAGCCTGTACGTGAACGACTTCAACACGGCGGCGAGGCGCACGTACCGACGGGTGGGCTTCCAGGAAGTGGGCGCGTTCATGAGCGTCCTGTTCTGA
- a CDS encoding GNAT family N-acetyltransferase, translated as MRLPGHGHGHRPRPDDIVIGPLDLSTHVDEALAVQALAFGLGPDEVAVRRQIVLRHMTYLGARALGATTAAGRLIGFVYGMPNDRTHWWSTVVEPYLRALGHEAWLDDSFVITELHVHPAYQNKGIGRALITAITDTATQPRSILSAIDVDSPARGLYRSLGYEDLARQVVFPSAPRPYAVMGAPLPLRRR; from the coding sequence ATGCGTCTACCCGGTCACGGACACGGCCATCGCCCCCGCCCCGACGACATCGTGATCGGCCCCCTGGACCTCTCCACCCACGTGGACGAGGCCCTCGCCGTCCAAGCCCTCGCCTTCGGCCTCGGCCCCGACGAGGTAGCCGTACGCCGCCAGATCGTCCTCCGCCACATGACTTACCTCGGCGCAAGGGCCCTCGGAGCAACAACGGCCGCAGGCAGACTCATCGGCTTCGTCTACGGCATGCCCAACGACCGCACACACTGGTGGTCCACCGTCGTGGAGCCCTACCTGCGCGCCCTCGGCCACGAGGCCTGGCTGGACGACTCCTTCGTGATCACCGAACTGCACGTCCACCCGGCCTACCAGAACAAGGGCATCGGCCGCGCCCTGATCACCGCCATCACCGACACCGCGACGCAGCCCCGCTCGATCCTCTCCGCGATCGACGTCGACAGCCCGGCCCGCGGCCTGTACCGCTCCCTTGGCTACGAGGACCTGGCCCGCCAGGTCGTCTTCCCCAGCGCCCCCAGGCCGTACGCCGTGATGGGAGCCCCCCTCCCGCTGCGCCGCCGCTGA
- a CDS encoding M50 family metallopeptidase, whose amino-acid sequence MTTLMFILGIVVFVIGLGFSIAWHELGHLSTAKMFGIRVPQYMVGFGPTIWSRKKGETEYGIKAIPLGGFIRMIGMIPPGPDGRIEARSTSPFRGMIEDARAASFEELQPGDESRLFYTRKPWKRVIVMFAGPFMNLVLAVVIFLGVMMTFGAQTTTTTVGKVSDCVIEASENRSKCEKGDETAPAKAAGLKPGDKIVAFNGTPVEDWSALQTDIRANPGKEVTVTVEREGEKLDLTATLVKNLVSRTDGEGGYVEGKYDYAGWFGFTPATDVLPLSFGESVNRMGDMMENGVESLISLPAKIPALWDATFGDGEREADSPMGVVGAARVGGEIFTLDIPATQQLASFLILLAGFNLSLFLFNMLPLLPLDGGHIAGALWESVRRNTAKVLRRPDPGPFDVAKLMPVAYVVAGIFICFTLLVLIADVVNPVRIS is encoded by the coding sequence ATGACGACCCTGATGTTCATCCTCGGCATAGTCGTCTTCGTGATCGGCCTGGGGTTCTCGATCGCCTGGCACGAGCTGGGCCACCTGTCGACGGCCAAGATGTTCGGCATCCGCGTACCCCAGTACATGGTGGGCTTCGGCCCGACGATCTGGTCGCGCAAGAAGGGCGAGACCGAGTACGGCATCAAGGCGATCCCGCTCGGCGGCTTCATCCGCATGATCGGCATGATCCCGCCCGGCCCCGACGGCCGGATCGAGGCCCGCTCGACGTCCCCGTTCCGCGGCATGATCGAGGACGCCCGCGCGGCCTCGTTCGAGGAGCTCCAGCCCGGCGACGAGAGCCGCCTGTTCTACACGCGCAAGCCGTGGAAGCGCGTCATCGTGATGTTCGCGGGCCCGTTCATGAACCTGGTCCTCGCCGTCGTGATCTTCCTCGGCGTAATGATGACCTTCGGCGCCCAGACCACGACGACCACGGTCGGCAAGGTCTCGGACTGCGTGATCGAGGCCAGCGAGAACCGCTCCAAGTGCGAGAAGGGCGACGAGACGGCCCCCGCCAAGGCCGCGGGCCTCAAGCCCGGCGACAAGATCGTCGCGTTCAACGGCACCCCCGTCGAGGACTGGTCCGCGCTCCAGACCGACATCCGCGCCAACCCCGGCAAGGAAGTCACCGTCACGGTCGAGCGCGAGGGCGAGAAGCTCGACCTCACCGCCACCCTCGTCAAGAACCTGGTCAGCAGGACCGACGGCGAGGGCGGCTACGTCGAGGGCAAGTACGACTACGCCGGCTGGTTCGGCTTCACCCCCGCCACCGACGTCCTCCCGCTCTCCTTCGGCGAGTCCGTGAACCGCATGGGCGACATGATGGAGAACGGCGTCGAGTCCCTGATCTCCCTGCCCGCCAAGATCCCCGCCCTGTGGGACGCCACCTTCGGCGATGGCGAGCGCGAGGCCGACTCGCCGATGGGCGTGGTCGGCGCGGCCCGCGTCGGCGGCGAGATCTTCACCCTGGACATCCCCGCCACCCAGCAGCTCGCGAGCTTCCTCATCCTGCTCGCCGGCTTCAACCTCTCCCTCTTCCTGTTCAACATGCTCCCGCTCCTCCCCCTCGACGGCGGGCACATCGCGGGCGCCCTGTGGGAGTCGGTCCGCCGAAACACGGCCAAGGTGCTGCGCCGCCCGGACCCCGGCCCGTTCGACGTGGCGAAGCTGATGCCGGTCGCGTACGTGGTGGCCGGAATCTTCATCTGCTTCACGCTCCTGGTACTGATCGCGGACGTGGTGAACCCGGTGCGCATCTCCTAG
- a CDS encoding proline--tRNA ligase, producing the protein MANPPVQRMSQLMAKTLRDDPADAEVLSHKLLVRAGYVRRTAAGVWTWLPLGKKVLANVERIVREEMDAIGAQEVLLPALLPKEPYEATGRWDEYGPELFRLKDRKGGDYLLGPTHEEIFTLIVKDQASSYKDLPVILYQIQTKFRDEARPRAGILRGREFLMKDSYSFDTEDEGLAQSYALHRQAYQKVFERLGLDYRICAATAGAMGGSKSEEFLAPAGAGEDTFADCPACDFAANTEAITYELKPVDGSAVPAAEEIPTPDTPTIETLAAHLGVPASATLKNLLVKVDGEIVAVGVPGDREVDMGKVEAHFAPAVVEMVTEADFAGRPDLVRGYVGPQGLGEKVTYIADPRVAPGTSWITGANKDATHAKNVVAGRDFEVGEYVDVVVVQEGDPCPNCGTGLKLDRAIEIGHIFQLGRKYADALKLDVLGQNGKPVRVTMGSYGIGVSRAVAALAEQTADDKGLCWPEEVAPADVHVVAAGKALQTELALDVSEKLRTAGLRVLVDDRAGVSPGVKFTDSELIGVPKILVAGRRSAEGVLELKDRRTGEREELTVDEAIARLTASTASTAS; encoded by the coding sequence ATGGCGAACCCACCGGTCCAGCGCATGTCCCAGTTGATGGCGAAGACGCTGCGCGACGACCCGGCCGACGCCGAGGTCCTCAGTCACAAGCTGCTCGTCCGCGCCGGTTACGTGCGCCGCACGGCGGCCGGCGTCTGGACGTGGCTGCCGCTCGGCAAGAAGGTCCTCGCCAACGTCGAGCGCATCGTCCGTGAGGAGATGGACGCGATCGGCGCCCAGGAGGTCCTGCTCCCCGCACTGCTGCCGAAGGAGCCGTACGAGGCGACCGGCCGCTGGGACGAGTACGGCCCGGAGCTGTTCCGCCTGAAGGACCGCAAGGGCGGCGACTACCTCCTCGGCCCCACCCACGAGGAGATCTTCACGCTGATCGTGAAGGACCAGGCGTCCTCCTACAAGGACCTGCCGGTGATCCTCTACCAGATCCAGACCAAGTTCCGTGACGAGGCCCGCCCCCGCGCCGGCATCCTGCGCGGCCGTGAGTTCCTGATGAAGGACTCGTACTCCTTCGACACCGAGGACGAGGGCCTCGCCCAGTCGTACGCCCTGCACCGCCAGGCCTACCAGAAGGTGTTCGAGCGCCTCGGCCTCGACTACCGCATCTGCGCCGCGACGGCCGGAGCGATGGGCGGCTCGAAGTCGGAGGAGTTCCTGGCCCCGGCCGGCGCCGGCGAGGACACCTTCGCGGACTGCCCCGCCTGCGACTTCGCGGCCAACACCGAGGCGATCACGTACGAGTTGAAGCCGGTGGACGGTTCCGCGGTGCCCGCCGCCGAGGAGATCCCGACCCCGGACACCCCGACCATCGAGACCCTCGCCGCCCACCTCGGCGTCCCGGCCTCCGCCACCCTGAAGAACCTCCTCGTCAAGGTCGACGGCGAGATCGTCGCGGTCGGCGTCCCCGGCGACCGCGAGGTCGACATGGGCAAGGTCGAGGCGCACTTCGCCCCGGCGGTCGTCGAAATGGTCACCGAGGCGGACTTCGCGGGCCGCCCCGACCTGGTCCGCGGCTACGTCGGCCCGCAGGGCCTGGGCGAGAAGGTCACGTACATCGCCGACCCGCGCGTGGCCCCCGGCACCTCCTGGATCACCGGCGCCAACAAGGACGCCACGCACGCGAAGAACGTTGTCGCCGGCCGTGACTTCGAGGTCGGCGAGTACGTCGACGTCGTGGTCGTCCAGGAGGGCGACCCCTGCCCGAACTGCGGCACCGGCCTCAAGCTCGACCGCGCCATCGAGATCGGCCACATCTTCCAGCTCGGCCGCAAGTACGCCGACGCCCTCAAGCTCGACGTCCTCGGCCAGAACGGCAAGCCCGTCCGCGTCACCATGGGCTCGTACGGCATCGGCGTCTCCCGCGCGGTCGCCGCCCTCGCCGAGCAGACCGCCGACGACAAGGGCCTGTGCTGGCCCGAGGAGGTCGCCCCGGCCGACGTGCACGTCGTCGCCGCCGGCAAGGCCCTCCAGACCGAACTGGCCCTCGACGTCTCCGAGAAGCTGCGCACGGCCGGCCTGCGTGTCCTGGTCGACGACCGCGCCGGTGTCTCCCCGGGCGTGAAGTTCACCGACTCCGAGCTCATCGGCGTACCGAAGATCCTGGTCGCGGGCCGCCGCTCAGCCGAGGGCGTCCTGGAACTGAAGGACCGCCGCACCGGCGAGCGCGAGGAGCTGACGGTCGACGAGGCGATCGCCCGCCTGACCGCGTCCACCGCGTCCACCGCGTCCTGA
- a CDS encoding FAD:protein FMN transferase, which produces MTVSTTDRPTAAMDWRALGTRVRLVTTDPALLDSCNLLLARHLAEVDAACSRLRADSELSALNAAEGRPVKVSPLPAEALAVALRAARATDGAVDPTVGSAMEALGYDRDFTLVQEDDRPVRLTVKLVPGWSLVEPARATNTVTLPPGVSLDLGATAKAWAADKAAHMPARAADCGILVGLGGDTAVAGEPPAGGWRIRVQDETGPVDDLPAHGSYATVGIRSGGLATSGTTARRRRRGDRHLHHMVDPRTGTPAATPWRTVSVAAATCADANAASTAALVKGEHAVRRLSRLGLPARLVTHDGTVVTTPGRPSATPSPDAELTS; this is translated from the coding sequence ATGACCGTGTCCACGACCGACCGACCCACGGCCGCCATGGACTGGCGGGCCCTTGGAACGAGGGTCCGCCTGGTCACGACCGACCCGGCCCTGCTGGACTCCTGCAACCTGCTCCTCGCCCGCCACCTGGCCGAGGTCGACGCCGCGTGCAGCCGGCTCCGCGCGGACTCGGAGCTGTCGGCGCTGAACGCCGCCGAAGGCCGACCGGTCAAGGTCAGCCCCTTGCCGGCCGAGGCCCTGGCGGTGGCCCTGCGCGCCGCCCGGGCGACGGACGGCGCCGTGGACCCCACGGTCGGCTCGGCGATGGAGGCCCTCGGCTACGACCGCGACTTCACCCTGGTCCAGGAGGACGACCGCCCGGTGCGGCTCACGGTGAAGCTTGTGCCGGGCTGGAGCCTGGTCGAGCCGGCCCGCGCCACGAACACGGTGACCCTCCCGCCCGGTGTCAGCCTGGACCTGGGCGCCACGGCCAAGGCCTGGGCGGCCGACAAGGCGGCACACATGCCGGCCCGCGCCGCCGACTGCGGCATCCTGGTCGGCCTCGGCGGCGACACGGCCGTCGCGGGCGAACCCCCGGCCGGCGGCTGGCGCATCCGCGTCCAGGACGAGACGGGCCCGGTGGACGACCTCCCGGCCCACGGCTCGTACGCCACGGTCGGCATCCGCAGCGGCGGCCTCGCCACCTCCGGCACCACCGCCCGCCGCCGTCGCCGAGGCGACCGACACCTCCACCACATGGTCGACCCCCGCACAGGCACCCCCGCCGCCACTCCCTGGCGCACCGTCTCGGTGGCCGCCGCCACCTGCGCCGACGCCAACGCGGCGAGCACAGCGGCCCTGGTGAAGGGCGAGCACGCGGTCCGCCGGCTGTCGCGGCTGGGCCTGCCGGCCAGGCTGGTCACGCACGACGGCACGGTCGTCACGACCCCGGGCCGGCCGTCCGCCACTCCCAGCCCGGACGCCGAGCTCACCTCATGA
- the dxr gene encoding 1-deoxy-D-xylulose-5-phosphate reductoisomerase, which translates to MSDSPAPLADPHLVFDPVDGVRDAVILGSTGSIGTQAIDLVLRNPDRFRVTGLSAAGGRVELLAEQAHRLRVRTVAVAREDVVPALKEALATVYGAGEALPEILAGPDAATQLAASDCHTVLNGITGSIGLAPTLAALEAGRTLALANKESLIVGGPLVKAVAKPGQIIPVDSEHAALFQALASGTRADVRKLVVTASGGPFRGRTKAELADVTPADALAHPTWAMGPVITVNSATLVNKGLEVIEAHLLYDIPFDRIEVVVHPQSYVHSMVEFTDGSTLAQATPPDMRGPIAIGLGWPQRVPDAAPAFDWTKASSWEFFPLDNEAFPSVALARHVGELAGTAPAVFNAANEECVDAFLKGALPFNSIMETVTRVVEEHGTPGTGTSLTVADVLEAETWARARARELTTPTDKPTERTTAEARA; encoded by the coding sequence ATGAGTGACAGTCCAGCCCCTCTCGCCGATCCGCATCTCGTCTTCGACCCGGTCGACGGCGTACGGGATGCAGTGATCCTCGGATCGACCGGCTCGATCGGCACCCAGGCCATCGACCTCGTCCTGCGCAACCCGGACCGCTTCCGCGTCACCGGGCTCTCCGCCGCCGGAGGGAGGGTGGAGCTGCTGGCCGAGCAGGCTCACCGTCTGCGGGTACGGACCGTCGCCGTGGCCCGGGAGGACGTCGTACCGGCGCTGAAGGAGGCCCTGGCCACCGTCTACGGGGCGGGGGAGGCTCTTCCCGAGATCCTGGCCGGCCCGGACGCGGCCACCCAACTCGCCGCCTCCGACTGCCACACCGTCCTCAACGGCATCACCGGCTCCATCGGCCTCGCCCCCACCCTCGCCGCCCTGGAGGCGGGCCGCACCCTCGCGCTCGCCAACAAGGAGTCGCTCATCGTCGGCGGCCCGCTGGTCAAGGCCGTGGCGAAGCCGGGCCAGATCATCCCCGTCGACTCCGAGCACGCGGCCCTCTTCCAGGCCCTCGCCTCGGGCACACGGGCCGACGTGCGCAAGCTCGTCGTGACCGCCTCCGGGGGCCCGTTCCGCGGCCGTACGAAGGCGGAGCTGGCGGATGTGACGCCCGCCGACGCGCTCGCGCACCCCACCTGGGCCATGGGCCCGGTCATCACGGTCAACTCCGCGACCCTCGTCAACAAGGGCCTGGAAGTCATCGAGGCACACCTGCTCTACGACATTCCCTTCGATCGCATTGAGGTCGTCGTGCACCCGCAGTCGTATGTCCACTCGATGGTTGAGTTCACGGACGGATCGACGCTGGCGCAGGCGACGCCCCCCGACATGCGCGGGCCCATCGCCATCGGCCTCGGCTGGCCGCAGCGCGTCCCCGACGCCGCGCCCGCCTTCGACTGGACCAAGGCCTCCAGCTGGGAGTTCTTCCCGCTCGACAACGAAGCGTTCCCGTCGGTCGCTCTCGCCCGGCACGTGGGAGAGCTCGCGGGCACCGCCCCGGCGGTGTTCAACGCGGCCAACGAGGAATGCGTGGACGCCTTCCTGAAGGGCGCCCTGCCCTTCAACTCGATCATGGAGACCGTGACCCGCGTGGTCGAGGAGCACGGCACCCCCGGAACGGGAACTTCCCTCACCGTGGCGGACGTCCTCGAAGCGGAGACGTGGGCCCGCGCCCGGGCCCGGGAACTGACCACCCCGACCGACAAACCCACCGAGCGGACGACCGCGGAGGCCCGTGCATGA
- a CDS encoding lamin tail domain-containing protein encodes MSVRIRARAALPALAGAVALTGTLLSSPAEAAGRVYIYEVYYDSPGSDRGSNASLNAEWVIIKNTKSTTVSLKGWKLKDKTGYTYTFGDVKVSAGKSKKVHTGKGTNTAYDKYWGRSWYVWNNTGDTATLYNSAGAKAHTCSWSSIGRGYKYC; translated from the coding sequence ATGTCTGTGCGCATACGCGCCCGCGCCGCCCTGCCCGCGCTCGCCGGAGCGGTCGCCCTGACCGGCACGCTGCTCAGCTCTCCTGCAGAGGCCGCCGGGCGCGTCTACATCTACGAGGTGTACTACGACAGCCCCGGGTCGGACCGCGGCTCCAACGCGAGCCTGAACGCCGAGTGGGTCATCATCAAGAACACCAAGTCCACGACGGTGTCGTTGAAGGGCTGGAAGCTCAAGGACAAGACCGGCTACACGTACACCTTCGGCGATGTGAAGGTCAGCGCGGGCAAGTCCAAGAAGGTGCACACCGGCAAGGGGACCAACACCGCGTACGACAAGTACTGGGGTCGCTCCTGGTACGTGTGGAACAACACCGGCGACACGGCGACGCTGTACAACTCCGCGGGGGCCAAGGCCCACACCTGTTCGTGGTCCTCGATCGGCAGGGGCTACAAGTACTGCTGA